Proteins from a single region of Salvelinus fontinalis isolate EN_2023a chromosome 15, ASM2944872v1, whole genome shotgun sequence:
- the LOC129811829 gene encoding protein LBH-like — MSVYSPQIYCPVFVPSGDMTEVMISSTPMEDMRLSPSKDRLSFQIFPDPSDFERCCKLKDRLPSIVVEPTEGEVESGELRWPPEEFIVSEEEEKENHGKSQTGQPMQNNQD, encoded by the exons ATGTCTGTATATTCTCCCCAAATATACTG CCCAGTGTTTGTGCCGAGCGGAGACATGACTGAGGTGATGATCAGTAGCACCCCCATGGAGGACATGAGGCTTAGCCCCAGCAAGGACCGACTCTCCTtccag ATCTTTCCAGACCCCTCAGACTTCGAGCGCTGCTGTAAGCTGAAAGACCGCCTGCCCTCCATTGTAGTGGAGCCCACGGAGGGGGAAGTGGAGAGCGGCGAGCTGCGTTGGCCTCCTGAGGAATTCATTGTCAgtgaagaagaggagaaggagaaccaTGGCAAAAGCCAAACTGGACAGCCAATGCAGAACAACCAGGACTAG